Proteins from one Triticum aestivum cultivar Chinese Spring chromosome 7A, IWGSC CS RefSeq v2.1, whole genome shotgun sequence genomic window:
- the LOC123147324 gene encoding uncharacterized protein yields MWAALLSCPGGHRRTLTLHQLTCPHRPIPTQSFLAAAAAAEDLDEATLTCGMDTSASRTPTSSGQPRIPRRPSSATSPRSALTGTKDQESERKVCQEKRMSHGK; encoded by the exons ATGTGGGCGGCGCTGCTCTCTTGtcctggtggccaccgacgtaccCTGACGTTGCATCAGCTGACCTGCCCCCACCGCCCGATCCCCACTCaatccttcctcgccgccgccgctgccgccgaagACCTGGATGAGGCGACGCTAACTTGCGGAATGGACACCTCTGCGTCGAGGACACCGACCTCGAGCGGTCAACCAAGAATTCCGAGGAGGCCATCCTCGGCGACCTCTCCTCGCTCGGCCTTGACTGGGACGAAG GACCAAGAATCAGAGAGGAAGGTCTGCCAAGAAAAGAGGATGTCACATGGAAAATGA